One window of Alkaliphilus metalliredigens QYMF genomic DNA carries:
- a CDS encoding GNAT family N-acetyltransferase translates to MFRIESLEKIKPLLGEDHIAHLNTVGRMNSNPEIEIYVDNLEDPKGFVLREGYWHIPYSRHMDILLHMINSFSWNKEIGFCGIPSHTAQLLREKLLGYELSWDEPCELFYYPNKTLPIESGLESLPSLKPEHVETVNHHYTYKDEDSYEYLMSCIQKNPSSVILDEQNNPISWALVREDHSMGVMYTVDAHRGKGIAEKVTLDLMKKVLNYGNTPYVHIVTDNEKSKNLAIKAGFIHWGPITWFGMERKEG, encoded by the coding sequence ATGTTTCGAATAGAATCATTGGAAAAAATCAAACCATTGTTAGGTGAAGATCATATTGCTCATCTCAATACAGTGGGTAGAATGAATAGCAATCCGGAAATTGAAATTTATGTGGACAATCTTGAGGATCCTAAGGGATTTGTTTTAAGGGAGGGGTATTGGCATATTCCTTATAGTCGCCATATGGATATCCTCTTACACATGATAAACAGTTTTTCTTGGAATAAAGAAATAGGCTTTTGTGGTATTCCATCTCATACAGCACAATTGCTTCGGGAAAAATTACTAGGATATGAATTAAGCTGGGATGAACCCTGTGAGTTGTTCTATTACCCCAATAAGACGTTACCCATTGAATCGGGATTAGAATCCTTACCTTCATTGAAGCCAGAGCATGTAGAAACGGTGAATCACCACTATACATATAAAGATGAAGACTCTTATGAATACCTAATGAGTTGCATTCAAAAGAATCCTTCCTCTGTGATACTTGATGAACAGAATAACCCTATTTCATGGGCGTTGGTTAGGGAAGATCATTCAATGGGTGTCATGTATACAGTAGATGCTCACAGAGGAAAAGGAATCGCTGAAAAAGTAACTTTAGATTTAATGAAAAAAGTATTGAATTATGGAAATACTCCATATGTACACATTGTGACAGATAACGAAAAGTCAAAGAACCTGGCAATAAAGGCTGGGTTCATCCATTGGGGACCGATTACTTGGTTTGGCATGGAGAGAAAAGAGGGTTAA
- a CDS encoding B12-binding domain-containing radical SAM protein, translating to MKVLLVAINAKYIHTNIAVRYLLQTGRKAVDEIDMREFTINHSVEYILSEIYKTQPEVICFSCYIWNMEMIEQLSQLLKKIMPQVTIILGGPEVSFESKNLMEQNDAIDITVMGEGEETFTNLLVLLNEYGDYSQLSGIAYRVKGQILVNELGCEAYDMKDIPFPYEGEVLDENKIVYYEASRGCPFNCQYCLSSSFQGVRFLPIERVKKELKYFIDQEVKQVKFVDRTFNANIEYALEIMKFLKEYHTGKTNFHFEVTADLISDEILDFLETVPVGLFQFEIGVQSTNEETLQAIQRKMDFQKLSYVVKRIARYRNIHQHLDLIAGLPKENYFTFRKSFNDVFALKPEKLQLGFLKLLKGSGLAHDAHKYGYIYTDYPPYEVLENDSLSYGEMNRLKGVEEMVEIYWNSGIFRTSVQVVIDNFYSSAFQLFEDLWKYWEGQGYHHNAQGKNQLYETLMGFYEFKGFEYEEKMLEVLKFDYLRNTKTSSLPKLFYRELPSGFKNQSHTFLQSIENLEKFLPRYINIPAKQIIKKVHFEQFSYNVVQLEGNPKALRELEVEKTTVLFDYDLENKALDDSKVFIVNIEA from the coding sequence ATGAAAGTATTGCTAGTTGCTATTAATGCAAAATACATACATACCAATATCGCAGTGCGTTACCTACTGCAAACAGGACGAAAGGCTGTAGATGAGATTGACATGAGGGAGTTTACCATCAATCATTCTGTTGAATACATTTTAAGTGAAATATATAAAACACAACCTGAGGTGATTTGTTTTTCTTGTTATATTTGGAACATGGAAATGATTGAGCAGTTAAGTCAATTGCTTAAAAAAATAATGCCCCAGGTGACCATTATTTTAGGGGGCCCAGAGGTCTCTTTTGAATCCAAGAATCTAATGGAGCAAAACGATGCAATTGATATCACGGTGATGGGAGAAGGAGAAGAAACATTCACAAATTTGTTGGTGTTATTAAATGAATATGGGGACTATAGCCAACTATCAGGAATTGCCTACCGTGTAAAGGGACAGATACTTGTCAATGAGCTAGGCTGTGAAGCCTATGATATGAAGGACATCCCCTTTCCCTATGAAGGTGAAGTGCTAGATGAAAACAAAATCGTGTATTATGAGGCCTCTAGAGGATGTCCATTTAATTGTCAGTACTGCTTATCTTCCTCATTTCAAGGCGTGCGATTTTTACCAATAGAACGGGTTAAAAAAGAACTAAAATACTTTATAGACCAAGAAGTGAAACAGGTGAAGTTTGTGGATCGTACCTTTAATGCCAACATAGAATACGCTCTAGAGATCATGAAATTTCTCAAAGAATATCATACAGGTAAAACAAACTTTCACTTTGAAGTCACAGCAGATTTAATTAGTGATGAAATATTGGACTTCTTAGAAACGGTTCCCGTGGGATTGTTTCAGTTCGAAATTGGGGTTCAATCAACAAATGAGGAAACCCTACAGGCAATTCAAAGAAAAATGGATTTTCAAAAGCTTTCCTATGTTGTGAAGCGCATTGCTAGATACAGAAATATACATCAGCATTTAGATTTGATCGCAGGACTGCCTAAGGAGAATTATTTTACATTTAGAAAATCATTTAATGATGTTTTTGCCCTGAAGCCTGAAAAACTACAACTAGGTTTCTTGAAATTACTCAAGGGATCAGGCTTGGCTCATGACGCCCACAAGTACGGATATATTTATACGGATTATCCACCCTATGAGGTATTAGAGAATGATTCCTTATCCTACGGTGAAATGAATCGCTTGAAAGGTGTGGAAGAGATGGTTGAAATCTATTGGAATTCAGGGATTTTTCGAACTTCAGTACAGGTGGTCATAGACAATTTTTATAGTAGTGCCTTTCAATTATTTGAGGATCTTTGGAAATATTGGGAGGGGCAAGGCTATCATCATAATGCCCAAGGTAAAAATCAGCTTTATGAAACCTTAATGGGATTTTATGAATTTAAGGGATTTGAATATGAAGAAAAGATGTTAGAAGTATTGAAGTTCGACTATCTTAGAAACACGAAAACATCTTCTCTACCTAAATTGTTTTATAGAGAATTGCCATCTGGATTTAAAAATCAAAGTCATACATTTTTGCAAAGCATTGAAAATCTAGAAAAGTTTCTACCTAGGTATATCAATATACCGGCAAAACAAATTATTAAGAAGGTTCACTTTGAACAATTTTCCTATAATGTGGTACAATTAGAGGGGAACCCTAAGGCTTTACGTGAACTGGAAGTAGAAAAAACCACTGTGCTATTTGACTATGATTTAGAAAATAAAGCACTAGATGATAGTAAGGTATTTATTGTCAACATAGAAGCCTAG
- a CDS encoding GNAT family N-acetyltransferase: MNVICRAIERDDIASICKLFQGLQEEGATVSFVDDISPQTIEKWIEDPNVSIFVALDEKQVVGVFRAKRGGKNKEHSAFLTVAVNPEYRGCKLAKRLTLFSLEKLRELGIKVARAYVYSDNKASINTLLSTRFTLSGCVYQHHYDEKAGEYVDDLIFHKIL; this comes from the coding sequence ATGAATGTTATATGTAGAGCAATTGAAAGAGATGATATAGCAAGTATTTGCAAGTTGTTTCAAGGACTACAAGAAGAAGGGGCTACGGTATCCTTCGTTGATGACATCAGTCCTCAGACCATTGAAAAGTGGATTGAAGATCCTAATGTATCTATATTTGTTGCACTGGATGAAAAGCAAGTGGTAGGGGTATTTAGGGCTAAAAGAGGTGGCAAGAATAAGGAACATAGCGCTTTCTTAACAGTAGCCGTAAACCCTGAATATAGAGGGTGTAAATTAGCCAAAAGACTAACATTATTCAGCTTAGAAAAACTGAGAGAATTAGGTATTAAAGTAGCAAGAGCTTATGTATATAGCGATAATAAGGCATCAATCAACACACTTTTATCCACTCGGTTCACATTATCGGGATGTGTATACCAGCACCACTATGATGAAAAAGCCGGAGAATATGTTGATGATTTGATTTTTCATAAAATTTTATAA
- a CDS encoding tetratricopeptide repeat protein: MNFLIDNFLRKRTEDLTFIQLKEGTQLNASGYEVPEVGLYVPVLTAELANQIKTKKEDEVITVATIIRGIAYLLGVDPQFKHKEVYAEMLYGIDPNIEEKIIYEGIAYAGQNKWIESIISFKTVILLNEKNIKAMLNYAITLIKYAEESLQEKKQVYKIFRKEAKEKLEHILDIDDELALAYYHLGFLYRDEKAFVKAKIYWEKALLHQLDEALANQLREEFQQIGTQVTYEEGYEAILAGRPQEGLPKLIELEESYGAWWNLHFFIGLGYRQLGQFNDAVAYFEKVLDENEEQLDTVIELGLCFASLGKSHESIEYFQKALVLGEENSEVLCNLAMVYLEIGNIEEAKHHVERSLLLDPEDPVTQACQARIIELQ; this comes from the coding sequence ATGAATTTTCTGATTGATAATTTTTTACGCAAAAGAACTGAAGATTTGACATTTATTCAATTAAAGGAAGGAACTCAATTGAATGCATCAGGATATGAAGTACCTGAAGTAGGATTGTATGTCCCTGTTTTAACAGCTGAATTAGCAAATCAAATTAAAACGAAAAAAGAGGATGAAGTCATTACGGTCGCCACCATTATTAGGGGTATCGCCTATTTGTTAGGGGTAGACCCGCAATTTAAACACAAGGAAGTCTATGCAGAGATGCTATACGGTATTGACCCTAATATTGAAGAGAAAATTATTTACGAGGGGATAGCTTACGCAGGACAAAATAAATGGATTGAAAGTATTATTTCCTTCAAAACAGTCATCCTTTTAAATGAAAAAAATATTAAGGCCATGCTGAACTATGCCATTACATTGATTAAGTATGCAGAAGAATCATTGCAGGAGAAAAAGCAAGTGTATAAAATCTTCAGGAAAGAAGCAAAAGAGAAGCTTGAACACATATTAGATATAGATGATGAATTAGCCCTGGCCTATTACCACTTGGGATTTTTATATAGAGATGAAAAAGCATTTGTTAAAGCCAAAATCTACTGGGAAAAGGCACTGCTACATCAACTGGATGAGGCATTAGCCAATCAACTTAGAGAAGAATTCCAACAGATAGGGACCCAGGTTACCTATGAAGAAGGATATGAGGCCATACTGGCAGGGAGACCCCAGGAGGGATTGCCGAAACTAATCGAATTAGAAGAGAGTTATGGTGCGTGGTGGAATTTACATTTTTTCATTGGGCTAGGATATCGACAGTTAGGGCAATTTAATGATGCTGTTGCTTATTTTGAAAAGGTTCTAGACGAAAATGAAGAACAATTAGATACAGTGATAGAGTTAGGTCTATGCTTTGCTAGTTTAGGAAAGTCCCATGAATCTATTGAGTACTTTCAAAAAGCACTGGTGCTAGGAGAAGAAAACAGCGAGGTTTTATGCAATTTAGCCATGGTGTATTTAGAGATTGGAAATATAGAGGAAGCAAAACACCATGTAGAGCGATCGTTGTTATTGGATCCGGAGGACCCAGTGACACAGGCATGTCAAGCTAGAATCATTGAATTACAGTAG
- a CDS encoding bifunctional enoyl-CoA hydratase/phosphate acetyltransferase, translating into MITRLDELVKVAQKQATMKLAVAAAQDEDVLKSVAQAQDLGIIEAILVGDEDKIKEIAQSMNIDLTKFTIIHKPDLMESALEAVELVSSGKADFVMKGILDTAILLKAVLNKEVGLRTESLLSHVMVYETNSYHKLLFLTDGGMNIQPSLEEKKAILANSIIAAKALGILEVKASCLAAKEKVSEKMQATVDGAALKKLAQEGYFGQGVVVEGPIAFDLAVSKEAAEIKGYKSPVIGETDIMLVPTIEVGNGIGKALTYMGNAKSAGVIMGAKAPVVLVSRADSAETKLYSIALGSVIAANQ; encoded by the coding sequence ATGATTACACGTTTAGATGAGTTAGTAAAAGTAGCACAAAAGCAAGCCACAATGAAACTTGCTGTTGCAGCTGCCCAGGATGAAGATGTATTGAAGTCAGTAGCCCAGGCCCAAGACTTAGGAATAATAGAAGCAATCCTAGTTGGAGATGAAGATAAAATTAAAGAAATCGCTCAGTCTATGAATATTGATTTAACCAAATTTACCATCATTCATAAGCCAGATTTAATGGAATCAGCTCTAGAAGCAGTGGAATTGGTTTCCTCGGGTAAAGCTGATTTCGTTATGAAGGGTATTTTAGATACAGCAATACTTTTAAAAGCCGTATTAAATAAAGAAGTAGGATTAAGAACCGAAAGCCTATTGAGTCATGTGATGGTATATGAAACAAATTCATATCATAAACTACTCTTTTTAACCGATGGCGGTATGAACATCCAGCCTTCATTAGAGGAGAAAAAAGCAATATTAGCAAATTCAATCATAGCAGCTAAAGCATTGGGGATTTTAGAGGTGAAAGCATCTTGTTTAGCGGCAAAAGAAAAGGTTAGTGAAAAAATGCAAGCCACAGTTGATGGTGCTGCCCTTAAAAAGCTAGCACAGGAGGGGTACTTTGGACAAGGTGTGGTTGTAGAAGGTCCAATTGCTTTTGACTTAGCGGTATCGAAAGAAGCAGCGGAAATAAAGGGCTACAAGAGTCCTGTTATTGGAGAAACGGATATTATGTTAGTACCAACAATTGAGGTCGGAAATGGAATTGGCAAAGCCTTAACCTATATGGGAAATGCTAAATCAGCTGGTGTGATTATGGGAGCAAAGGCACCTGTTGTTCTTGTGTCTAGAGCTGATAGTGCTGAAACAAAACTTTATTCTATTGCATTAGGTAGTGTGATTGCAGCGAATCAATAG
- a CDS encoding class I SAM-dependent methyltransferase: protein MEYTGERVMPEMMHPKNGMLIEHIARYQFARKLCKGRVLDIACGVGYGSPILIRHNPQIDELVGIDISPEAIDYAKQHYRFLETSYYVDDALNKNLYKTYGTFDTIVSFETIEHLEEDEVFVKNLYNLLKPGGTLIISTPFGRGKDQPCASPFHVYQYKEEEFIDVLKPFSELTMYHQIDSIIEIPNPEQKYYLMVAVCKK, encoded by the coding sequence ATGGAATATACTGGAGAAAGAGTTATGCCTGAAATGATGCATCCTAAAAATGGGATGTTAATTGAACATATTGCTCGATATCAATTTGCAAGGAAATTATGTAAGGGGCGAGTGTTAGATATCGCCTGTGGAGTAGGCTATGGAAGCCCCATTCTTATAAGACACAACCCTCAAATTGATGAATTAGTGGGGATAGATATTTCCCCAGAGGCTATTGATTACGCAAAACAACATTATCGCTTTTTGGAGACTTCCTATTATGTTGATGATGCCTTAAACAAAAACCTCTATAAAACCTATGGCACCTTTGATACCATTGTTAGTTTTGAAACCATTGAACACCTTGAAGAGGATGAAGTCTTTGTTAAAAATCTGTATAACCTTCTGAAACCAGGTGGCACCCTCATCATCTCCACCCCCTTTGGTCGAGGTAAAGACCAACCCTGTGCTTCCCCCTTCCATGTGTATCAATATAAGGAAGAAGAGTTCATAGATGTACTCAAACCCTTTAGTGAATTAACGATGTATCATCAAATAGATTCAATAATTGAGATTCCTAATCCAGAACAGAAATATTACTTGATGGTTGCAGTATGTAAAAAATAG
- a CDS encoding helix-turn-helix domain-containing protein → MDREYKREEEIMTISEVAKYLKISEVTTYKFVQEGKIQGFKIGRHWRVKRSDLAEFIERQKRDERD, encoded by the coding sequence ATGGATCGGGAGTATAAAAGGGAAGAAGAGATTATGACCATCAGTGAGGTTGCTAAATATTTGAAAATTAGTGAGGTGACAACATATAAGTTTGTGCAAGAGGGAAAAATCCAGGGTTTTAAAATAGGGAGACATTGGCGAGTCAAAAGAAGTGACTTAGCTGAGTTTATTGAAAGACAAAAGAGAGATGAGCGTGATTAA
- a CDS encoding CD3072 family TudS-related putative desulfidase: protein MERSKKVVLLCHCILNSNTKVEGLAKNNGIGKGIVNLLIENEIGMIQLPCPEFMCYGLKRWGHVKSQFDTPHFRKNCKMMFEPYADQITDYISNGYEVLGVMGINGSPTCGVERTCQGDWGGEWTSTDEWQSRLDTVEYIDEMGIFIEEIKKTLDDMKIKVPIYGINFSNVEESYEIIRKILK, encoded by the coding sequence ATGGAAAGAAGTAAAAAAGTTGTTTTATTATGCCATTGTATTTTAAATTCTAATACAAAGGTCGAAGGATTAGCAAAAAATAATGGGATTGGAAAAGGCATTGTTAATCTGTTGATCGAAAATGAAATTGGTATGATTCAATTACCATGTCCTGAATTTATGTGTTATGGACTCAAAAGGTGGGGACATGTAAAATCACAATTTGATACTCCTCATTTCAGAAAAAATTGCAAAATGATGTTTGAGCCATATGCAGATCAAATAACAGATTATATATCAAATGGATATGAAGTATTAGGTGTAATGGGAATCAACGGAAGTCCAACATGTGGCGTTGAAAGAACTTGCCAGGGGGATTGGGGCGGAGAATGGACCAGTACCGATGAATGGCAAAGCAGACTGGATACAGTTGAATATATAGATGAGATGGGTATATTCATTGAAGAAATAAAAAAAACATTAGATGACATGAAAATCAAAGTTCCCATTTATGGCATCAATTTTTCCAATGTTGAAGAGTCATATGAAATAATAAGAAAGATTTTGAAGTGA
- a CDS encoding bifunctional metallophosphatase/5'-nucleotidase, whose protein sequence is MKNDAEWVLDIYSINDFHGVIEDVIWETSSEEAHKNQGVLMYSELINCINKSENTLVLSAGDMFESPSFGMEVPGLLTVELLNLVKCKAMAIGNHEFDWIPHDEDFFINLKKRLDCKFLSANLIDKRTGINPKSIEKSIIVKVKDTHIGIIGLTTRSCKSICLENEFKNYDVTNAIVSLEKEIQSLKKQGINIIILLAHCDASRSKEDTSLKGELVDILKHFDSTMLQGAIAAHGHELTAGTVNGIPVVQAGSYGNGLGKIEVSIKNDKVVDLKAEYIDIEKDSMKIHEKIKGILIEHRNKYKRTAKKIGFSQICLKVESESESFWGEYIAKVMAYSVSASIGMINVGAIRTTIIKGDILDIHIKMNLPFENKIISMELLGEKIVDILKQSYEKGYGIMQTYGISSDKTFDKNGIHISNLRDHKGKLIKLNEYYSVAVTDFMLESIDFKDEFINAVSIIDSNILIRDAVLEYINKNKYIV, encoded by the coding sequence TTGAAAAATGATGCTGAGTGGGTTTTGGATATTTACTCTATTAATGATTTTCATGGCGTTATTGAAGATGTCATATGGGAAACATCTTCTGAAGAAGCACATAAGAACCAGGGAGTTCTTATGTATTCAGAGCTTATAAACTGTATTAACAAATCAGAAAATACATTAGTGTTGTCTGCAGGAGATATGTTTGAAAGTCCTTCATTTGGAATGGAGGTGCCTGGACTTTTAACCGTAGAGTTATTAAATTTAGTGAAATGTAAAGCCATGGCAATTGGAAATCATGAGTTTGATTGGATACCCCATGATGAGGACTTTTTTATTAATCTTAAAAAACGTTTAGATTGTAAATTTTTATCAGCTAATTTAATTGATAAGAGAACGGGAATAAATCCCAAATCTATAGAAAAGTCTATAATTGTTAAAGTGAAAGATACCCACATCGGTATCATTGGTCTAACCACTAGAAGTTGCAAATCAATTTGTCTTGAAAATGAATTTAAAAACTATGATGTTACTAATGCTATTGTTTCATTAGAAAAAGAAATTCAGTCATTAAAAAAACAGGGGATCAATATAATCATATTGTTAGCACATTGTGATGCATCTAGATCTAAAGAAGATACATCATTAAAAGGTGAGCTCGTTGATATTCTAAAACATTTTGACTCAACGATGCTTCAAGGAGCCATAGCAGCACATGGTCATGAACTAACCGCGGGAACAGTAAATGGAATCCCAGTAGTCCAAGCAGGTTCTTATGGGAATGGATTGGGGAAAATTGAAGTAAGCATAAAAAATGATAAAGTCGTTGATTTAAAAGCTGAATATATAGATATTGAAAAGGATTCTATGAAAATTCATGAAAAAATAAAGGGAATACTGATTGAACATAGGAATAAATATAAGAGAACTGCAAAAAAAATCGGATTTTCTCAAATATGTCTCAAGGTAGAATCGGAATCAGAATCTTTTTGGGGAGAATACATAGCTAAGGTGATGGCATATAGCGTCTCTGCATCAATTGGTATGATAAATGTGGGAGCCATTAGAACCACTATCATTAAAGGGGATATCTTGGATATCCATATAAAAATGAATCTTCCTTTTGAAAACAAGATTATATCAATGGAGCTTTTAGGAGAAAAAATAGTTGATATTTTAAAACAATCCTATGAAAAAGGCTATGGAATTATGCAGACATACGGTATTTCATCAGATAAAACCTTTGATAAAAACGGGATCCATATTTCTAATCTAAGAGATCATAAAGGTAAGCTTATAAAGCTAAATGAATATTACTCTGTTGCTGTAACTGATTTTATGCTTGAAAGCATCGACTTTAAAGATGAATTTATTAATGCGGTATCAATTATAGATTCAAATATTCTTATCAGAGATGCAGTTTTAGAATACATCAATAAAAATAAGTACATTGTGTAA
- a CDS encoding ABC transporter ATP-binding protein, with protein sequence MQIKIRSLAKKFKDVVAVDNLNIDIEDGELVTFLGPSGCGKSTTLFMIAGLINQDEGSIFFENQRIDNLKTEDRNIGMVFQNYALYPHLTVLKNILFPLEMMKINKKEALKRAEEVLELLQIQELGKRKPSQLSGGQQQRVAIARALVKKPKVLLMDEPLSNLDAKLRIETREEIRKLQQHLSITTIFVTHDQDEAASISDRILVLDNGKLQQYGNPREIYEEPSNLFTAKFMGSTPINIFDGTYTNDGILLKDNKIVSYGEKFSDLEINKVTLGVRPENLIVCKKEESSISAKVKHVDMIGKDNLVVFYIGEEKYRFFASPSDDIKSGDTIFLKFDKEKIMLFHPNTYESMSRCCI encoded by the coding sequence ATGCAAATTAAAATTAGATCATTAGCAAAAAAATTTAAAGATGTTGTGGCCGTGGACAATTTGAATATAGATATTGAAGATGGAGAATTGGTTACTTTTTTAGGCCCAAGTGGATGTGGAAAAAGTACAACGCTTTTTATGATTGCTGGATTAATTAATCAAGATGAAGGAAGTATATTCTTTGAAAATCAGAGAATTGATAACCTGAAGACTGAAGATAGAAATATAGGTATGGTTTTTCAAAATTATGCGCTATATCCACACTTAACAGTGTTAAAAAACATACTATTTCCCCTTGAAATGATGAAAATCAATAAAAAAGAAGCTCTAAAGAGAGCTGAAGAAGTTCTTGAGCTCCTGCAAATACAGGAGCTTGGGAAAAGGAAACCGAGTCAGTTGTCAGGTGGGCAACAACAAAGAGTTGCAATAGCGAGAGCATTAGTTAAAAAACCAAAGGTTTTATTAATGGATGAACCATTATCTAACTTAGATGCTAAGCTAAGGATTGAAACCCGAGAAGAGATTAGAAAGCTGCAACAACATCTTTCTATCACGACAATTTTTGTTACCCATGATCAAGATGAAGCAGCCAGTATATCAGATAGAATACTTGTATTAGATAATGGAAAGCTTCAACAATATGGCAATCCAAGAGAAATTTATGAAGAGCCATCCAATCTATTTACAGCTAAATTTATGGGTTCAACACCAATTAATATTTTTGATGGAACCTATACAAATGACGGGATTTTACTAAAAGACAATAAAATAGTATCCTATGGAGAAAAATTTTCAGACTTAGAGATTAATAAAGTTACATTGGGTGTGCGTCCTGAAAACTTAATTGTATGTAAAAAAGAAGAATCGTCAATTAGTGCTAAAGTAAAACATGTAGATATGATAGGAAAAGATAACTTAGTTGTATTTTATATAGGAGAAGAGAAATACCGTTTTTTTGCGTCTCCATCTGATGATATAAAATCAGGAGATACCATTTTTTTGAAATTTGATAAAGAAAAAATCATGCTATTTCATCCGAATACTTACGAAAGTATGTCAAGGTGTTGTATATGA
- a CDS encoding carbohydrate ABC transporter permease, with protein MNKGNSMKNAAIGILYLLPAMVILGVFQIYPIIKVFLMSFYTQYNYFQHIVFEYGVGNYIQLATDPKFILALKNTSIFVFGVVPTSMILALFFAALLNSKVRLKKFFRNIYFLPFVTSTVAISMVWRWIFHSKHGILNYGLGFLGIDLIPWLIDPDWSMVSLIILSVWKTLGYNILILLTGLQNIDEQYYMASKIDGANSWKRFTRVTIPLLSPTLFFVSITSLIGSFKVFSEVYALFEKRPGPLNSALTMVYYIYDKMTNQFSYGVAAAASVVLFIIILTITMIQFLIGKRFVHYK; from the coding sequence ATGAATAAAGGAAATTCCATGAAAAATGCAGCAATTGGAATTCTTTATCTTCTCCCTGCTATGGTTATATTAGGCGTCTTTCAAATCTATCCTATTATAAAAGTTTTTCTTATGAGTTTCTACACACAATACAATTATTTTCAACATATTGTTTTTGAGTATGGAGTAGGGAATTATATTCAATTGGCTACCGATCCAAAATTTATTTTAGCACTTAAGAATACAAGTATTTTTGTTTTTGGGGTAGTTCCTACTTCTATGATTCTAGCATTATTTTTTGCTGCATTGCTCAATAGTAAGGTAAGGTTAAAAAAGTTTTTTAGAAATATATATTTTCTGCCCTTTGTAACCAGTACTGTTGCAATATCAATGGTTTGGAGGTGGATTTTCCACTCGAAACATGGGATTCTAAATTATGGATTAGGTTTTTTGGGGATTGACCTCATCCCATGGCTCATAGATCCAGACTGGTCTATGGTTTCACTAATTATACTGAGTGTTTGGAAAACCCTCGGTTACAATATTCTAATCCTTTTAACAGGACTACAGAATATAGATGAGCAATACTATATGGCATCTAAAATAGATGGTGCTAATTCTTGGAAGAGATTCACTAGAGTTACGATTCCATTACTATCCCCGACACTTTTTTTCGTCTCAATAACATCCTTAATTGGATCATTTAAGGTGTTTAGTGAAGTGTATGCTCTTTTTGAAAAAAGGCCAGGTCCATTAAATTCTGCCTTAACTATGGTGTATTATATATATGATAAAATGACCAATCAATTTTCATATGGGGTAGCCGCAGCGGCATCAGTTGTTCTATTTATCATCATACTTACAATTACTATGATACAATTTTTAATTGGTAAAAGATTTGTTCATTATAAATAA